The Oleispira antarctica RB-8 genome contains the following window.
TCTACTGTCAGGCCATTTTTTACTGCCATCGCGATGATATCGGTTAAATAATACTCGCCTTGGGCATTGTCATTACTTAACGTCGGTAACCACTGATGCAGTTTGGCTGTAGGGACTGCTAAAATGCCGGTATTCACTTCTTTGATTAATAACTGCTGTTCGGTCGCATCTTTGTGCTCAACGATGGCGGTTACTTTATGTTCGGCATCACGAACGATGCGGCCATAGCCTGTGCTATCAGCCATATTAACGGTTAATAAACCTAGCTGTTGTTCATTCGATAATTCGATAAGTGCCTGTAACGTTGCTGGCTGAGTTAGTGGCACATCACCGTATAAGATTAAGGTGGTGCCTTCAGCCGCCAAACTGTCTAACGTCATCATTACGGCATGGCCTGTGCCTTTTTGTTCTGCTTGTAATGCCCAGCTTAGATTCTTTTCATTGGCAAATTCGGTTTTTACTTTTTCAGCACCATGGCCAATCACCACATGCATCGCATCAGCGTTTACTGCTTTAGCGCTGTCTAAAACGTGGGCCAGCATAGACTTACCAGCGATGGGGTGTAAAACTTTAGGCAATAGAGATTTCATTCGCGAGCCTTGACCAGCTGCGAGTACTACGACATCAATAGTCATTATGGTGATATTCTTCCGTGTAACAAAGGGAGACAGTTAAAGCAGAAAATTGGCTTATAGAGTTGTCATTAAAATTATTTAGTAACGCAGTTTATTGACTTCGTGGGCATTTACAATAATTTTTGTCACAAAAAAAATGACAATGATTTAAGATTACATTCTATTTCCTCATAGCCATCACCATGAACCTATCTTCATTAAAGTCTCTCGATCTCACCGATCGCGAAATTGCCATCTACCTTGCCTTATTAGAATTAGGCCCAGCCTCCATTCGAGACCTAGCGGCCAAGTCGGATATTAACCGCGGCAGTACCTACGAAACACTGAAAGTTTTAGTGAAAAAAGGCATTGTAAACTATCTACCAAAAGGCAAACGCCGCATCTTTCAAGCTGAAGATCCGTCTAGATTATTAGATCTTGCGGAACAGAAACAGCAAGAATTAGAAACGACGCTGGCCAATTTGAAGAGTGATATTATTCCTGCTCTGCGTCATTTGAAACCTGAATTTGCCACGAGTAATGTGCGTTTCTACGAGGGTGATGAAGGGGTAGAATATGTTTTAAGGGATATTCTTAGCTCTACTGACAAGGGCGATAAATCTTACTCTGTTATTTCAACTCAGGCATTACGTGAGCATTTATATCGCCCTTTCCCGACGTTTACCAAGCAGCGTATTGCTAAAGGTATTTTTGTTCGCGTATTGGCGATTGGTGCCGGTGGTGATGAAGCTGAATTGGCTGAACGCAAGTGGATGAAAGGCGAAGGTGACGCGTCTTATATCGCCATTTATCCACCTAAAGTTGCCATGATCAGTCTAACCAAAAACGACTTTCCTGTTGCCGTAGTGATTGATAGTGATGCGATATCTGGTACCCATCAAATGATGTTTGATACGCTGTGGAATGCTTTATAAGCTCATCACTAATTAGATGCGAAATACCTGACTCTTAAAATAAATAGTCTATGCTCAATCCAAAGGATAGCTGTTTTATAGAGCAGTTTACGTGAAAAATTGGAGAGCAATGTGGCAGAGCAACAATTTCGTTTAGTAACACGCAGTGATTTTGACGGCCTCGTCTGTGCCGTTCTATTCAAAGATTTAGGTATGATCAACGATATCCTGTTTGTTCATCCCAAAGATATGCAAGATGGCATTATTGATATTGGTCCCAACGATATCACGACTAACCTACCGTATGTCGCGGGCTGCCATTTGAGCTTCGATCATCATGCGTCTGAAATGAAACGCCGTGGTAATAGTGATCCTGATAATCACATTATCGATACAGAAGCACCTTCCGCCGCTAGAGTGGTTTACGATTATTATGGCGGCCGTACACGTTTTCCTGATATTTCTTTGGAAATGATGACGGCAGTAGACAAAGCAGACTCAGCTCAATTCAGCCGCGATGAAATTTTAGACCCCACTGATTGGGTATTACTCAACTTTTTGATGGACTCCCGCACGGGTCTTGGTCGCTTCCGCGAATTCCGAGTGAGTAATTATCAGTTAATGATGCAGCTTATTGATTATTGCCGCGACCACAATATCGAGCAAATTTTACAGCTCGATGATGTGAAAGAACGCGTCGAATTATACAACGAGCATCGACAGCAATTTGAAGACCAGCTAAAGCGCTGCACTACGGTCCATAACAATTTGGTGGTGCTCGACCTGAG
Protein-coding sequences here:
- a CDS encoding Transcriptional regulator, TrmB family — encoded protein: MNLSSLKSLDLTDREIAIYLALLELGPASIRDLAAKSDINRGSTYETLKVLVKKGIVNYLPKGKRRIFQAEDPSRLLDLAEQKQQELETTLANLKSDIIPALRHLKPEFATSNVRFYEGDEGVEYVLRDILSSTDKGDKSYSVISTQALREHLYRPFPTFTKQRIAKGIFVRVLAIGAGGDEAELAERKWMKGEGDASYIAIYPPKVAMISLTKNDFPVAVVIDSDAISGTHQMMFDTLWNAL
- a CDS encoding Exopolyphosphatase-related protein, coding for MAEQQFRLVTRSDFDGLVCAVLFKDLGMINDILFVHPKDMQDGIIDIGPNDITTNLPYVAGCHLSFDHHASEMKRRGNSDPDNHIIDTEAPSAARVVYDYYGGRTRFPDISLEMMTAVDKADSAQFSRDEILDPTDWVLLNFLMDSRTGLGRFREFRVSNYQLMMQLIDYCRDHNIEQILQLDDVKERVELYNEHRQQFEDQLKRCTTVHNNLVVLDLRDEEIIYAGNRFMIYALFPEQNISIHVLWGLKKQNTVFAIGGSIINRSHQTHIGELCLEHEGGGHRNAGTCQVENDKYAEILAELIKRINQDG